DNA sequence from the Pedobacter sp. W3I1 genome:
ATAATTTTTAGCCAGTCCGGCAATACCCAGATCGTGTAAAAGTGACAGATTCCGTTCATGATCTACAGGTAACCCAGCCATTACCGCCGCAAGCGCTAAGTTATCGATCACATCAAGTGAACGAATAAGATGTGGCCTTTGAAAAATGATACCGATATGCCGTCCCCTAAACCTATCGCGCCCTCTTGCAGTCAAAGTATATAAATCAGTTCCGTTAATTAAAACTTCACCCTGGCTTGGTTCCAAAAGACCAGAAATAATGTTGAGTAGTGTACTCTTTCCGCTGCCAGATGCGCCTAGTAAAAGCCATTGTTCCATATCGGCGATCTCCCAGTACGGAAATTTCAGCCTCCTACCTTTCTCATAAACATGTGCTAATGAGCCGATCTTAATCATGATACACCATCTTTTGCACTTTTTTAACGACCAGATTTTTGATAGCATAACGCCTGTAAAGTTCTACTCCGTCATTTGTACCATGCTTACAGGCAGGGCTTAACATCGTCATAAACAATAATGCAGGGATAAATAAGATTTTATAGTTCATTGATAATTGATTATTAATGACCCAATGGGCAAGACTTAAGCATTCGTAAATTGACATAGTGGGCTGCAGCAATGGTAAATCCACCAATTGGGATCAAGACTGGCTCTAAGGATTCAATGCCCGAAAAATGCCCAAATGCAATACAGGTAAAGCCGGCAATCAATATCAGAATTGGCATAATACGGCGATGTTGTTTGCGGTATGCGGAATTTAAACTCCAGATACCAATAATCAATGAAACTGCAATCATTGTAATTTCAACCGCTTCATTGGCCAGGAAACCCATTCCCCACATGGGTAAAACGGTAATTAAAAATGGCAATGCAGCGCAGTGTATAGCACAAAGCGTTGAGGCCGTAATGCCTATCCGATCGAGGTTGATTTTGTAGCTCCGTAGTTTCATTAAAATAAATTTAGTCCACAAATATAAAAGCAATTTAGTTGCATTTGAAATAATCACACCTATATTTGCAACATAATTGCATTAAAATGA
Encoded proteins:
- a CDS encoding MerC domain-containing protein; amino-acid sequence: MKLRSYKINLDRIGITASTLCAIHCAALPFLITVLPMWGMGFLANEAVEITMIAVSLIIGIWSLNSAYRKQHRRIMPILILIAGFTCIAFGHFSGIESLEPVLIPIGGFTIAAAHYVNLRMLKSCPLGH
- a CDS encoding ABC transporter ATP-binding protein — encoded protein: MIKIGSLAHVYEKGRRLKFPYWEIADMEQWLLLGASGSGKSTLLNIISGLLEPSQGEVLINGTDLYTLTARGRDRFRGRHIGIIFQRPHLIRSLDVIDNLALAAVMAGLPVDHERNLSLLHDLGIAGLAKNYPDQLSEGQLQRVSVARALVNKPDLLIADEPTSSLDDENANQVIQLLTTQAKDNGAALIIATHDRRVQEYITKTYLL